A region from the Hydra vulgaris chromosome 08, alternate assembly HydraT2T_AEP genome encodes:
- the LOC136083065 gene encoding uncharacterized protein LOC136083065 → MPKVNCAVIGCTNSTYRLKKWKKELCNEHQQNIRREECQLCEKPFLLYKFPSENQKNKERQLWVKALRREFINKTLWQPTGSDRVCSIHFVDGIPSTANPTPTLCLGYEIKANKSRRNLLKHPIPLKKQKLNCTAGTSCSTFMTHALTTSPHLLQPTDSNNISTFMTHASGQPYHSNDISTDLDEENNSPQTNILFCSPVSDHSYCSIQSTKVCKVCVDKSNLIESLISKVNTLTLTCQRFKRQIFFDSVKSPVFTWRKIKTDAKMNFYTGLSTITLFESLFLLIKPYLPNLFYWSGPKRFTNSKNKKKHALMKKSKKLSQRDEFLLVLMRLRLGLLNQDLADRFGISPALCSRTFTTWIKMLSQVLGKALVVWLPRESIRSNLPPVFVKAGYQKCRVILDCAEVFIERSKSLDKQSSTWSDYKHHNTFKFLIGVSPTGYITFLSSCYGGRASDRFITRDSGIYNLLERGDEVMADRGFQIQEDLILNFCTLVVPPGARLKSQLTAEEVQKTKHVANLRIHVERAINRIKTYRILNGSMSISMLQHADGILLTCGALCNLKSKLIADPKPKISTH, encoded by the coding sequence ATGCCGAAAGTTAATTGTGCCGTAATTGGTTGTACAAATAGTACATATAGAttgaaaaaatggaaaaaagaaCTATGCAATGAACACCAACAAAATATAAGAAGAGAGGAATGCCAATTATGCGAAAagccatttttattatataagtttccatcagaaaatcaaaaaaataaagaaagacaATTATGGGTCAAAGCTTTAAGAAgagaatttataaataagacaTTATGGCAGCCAACAGGTAGTGATAGGGTATGCTCCATACACTTTGTTGATGGAATTCCTTCAACTGCAAACCCTACGCCTACTTTATGTCTTGGATATGAAATAAAAGCTAATAAATCTAggagaaatttattaaaacaccctataccattaaaaaagcaaaaacttaacTGCACTGCTGGTACCAGTTGTTCAACTTTTATGACACATGCTTTAACGACCTCACCTCACTTGCTTCAACCAACTGattctaataatatttcaaCTTTTATGACACATGCTTCAGGACAACCATATCATTCTAATGATATTTCAACAGATTTAGATGAAGAAAATAATTCAccacaaacaaatatattattttgctcACCAGTATCTGATCATTCGTATTGCTCTATACAATCAACTAAAGTTTGCAAAGTATGTGTTGACAAGAGTAATTTAATTGAATCACTTATCAGTAAAGTAAACACGTTAACATTAACTTGCCAAAGATTCAAacgtcaaatattttttgatagtgTTAAAAGTCCAGTATTTACATGGAGAAAAATCAAAACTGATgctaaaatgaacttttatactGGTTTATCAACAATCACATTATTTGAGAGTTTGTTTCTACTAATCAAACCATATTtaccaaatttattttattggtcTGGCCCAAAAAGGTTTACtaattctaaaaacaagaaaaaacatgctttaatgaaaaaatcaaaaaaactatcACAAAGAGACgagtttttacttgttttaatgCGATTAAGATTAGGACTTCTAAATCAAGACTTGGCCGATCGTTTTGGCATATCCCCAGCATTGTGTTCACGCACATTCACAACTTGGATTAAAATGTTAAGTCAAGTTTTAGGAAAAGCATTAGTTGTATGGCTTCCACGAGAATCTATTCGTAGCAATCTGCCACCTGTTTTTGTAAAAGCTGGTTATCAAAAATGTAGAGTAATTCTTGATTGTGCAGAAGTTTTTATAGAACGTTCAAAGTCTCTTGATAAGCAATCAAGCACCTGGTCAGACTATAAGCAtcataatacatttaaattctTAATAGGTGTTAGTCCAACTGGATATATTACATTTCTTTCATCGTGTTATGGAGGAAGAGCAAGTGATAGGTTTATTACAAGAGATAGTGGTATTTATAATCTACTAGAACGAGGTGACGAAGTTATGGCTGATCGAGGTTTTCAAATTCaagaagatttaattttaaatttctgtaCTTTAGTTGTGCCCCCTGGTGCCCGCTTAAAAAGCCAGTTAACCGCCGaagaagttcaaaaaacaaaacatgttgCAAATCTGAGAATACATGTAGAGCGAGCTATTAACCGTATTAAAACGTACAGAATTCTAAATGGAAGTATGTCGATTAGCATGCTGCAACATGCAGATGGTATTTTACTAACGTGTGGTGcactttgtaatttaaaatcaaaacttatagCTGACCCTAAACCAAAAATTAGtactcattaa